The following proteins are co-located in the Gordonia polyisoprenivorans genome:
- a CDS encoding siderophore-interacting protein — MGFSFATVTGTDDLTPHIRRVHLHVEDLARLPLPGGPDDAVGLYFPEPGRKRPPAMELRDEVWGYHDLDEPPEGRNYTIRSVDHRTATVDVDFVIHSRGPATLWAQRADIGDAVAMSHARGWYRPAPSADWLLLGTDLAGLPAAARILDELATDPRPVTLVVEVIDEDDLAYLGRPADGVEVIPLIGSGNGVSASRLGTTIAALDVPAGTGYCWFAGEAAESRTVRKHFRREHHWPADRYDIIGYWRYDGEAWARRYAEHGAELLAVYEQAIADGKGEKRAAEEFDEALERAGL; from the coding sequence ATGGGTTTCTCGTTCGCGACAGTCACCGGTACCGACGACCTCACCCCGCACATCCGGCGGGTGCACCTGCACGTCGAAGATCTCGCCCGTCTACCACTGCCCGGCGGGCCCGACGACGCCGTCGGCCTCTACTTTCCCGAACCCGGCCGAAAACGTCCTCCCGCAATGGAATTGCGGGACGAGGTGTGGGGATATCACGACCTCGACGAGCCGCCGGAGGGCCGTAATTACACCATCCGCTCCGTCGACCACCGGACCGCGACCGTCGACGTCGATTTCGTCATCCACTCGCGCGGCCCGGCGACGCTCTGGGCCCAACGAGCCGACATCGGTGATGCGGTGGCGATGTCGCACGCGCGTGGCTGGTACCGGCCTGCGCCGAGCGCCGACTGGCTCCTGCTAGGTACCGATCTCGCCGGACTCCCGGCCGCCGCCCGGATTCTCGACGAGCTCGCCACCGATCCGCGGCCGGTGACCCTGGTGGTTGAGGTGATCGACGAGGACGACCTCGCCTATCTGGGCCGACCCGCCGACGGCGTCGAGGTGATCCCGCTGATCGGCAGCGGCAACGGTGTCTCGGCGAGCCGCTTGGGCACGACCATCGCCGCTCTCGACGTTCCCGCCGGCACCGGATACTGCTGGTTCGCCGGTGAGGCTGCCGAATCCCGGACGGTGCGCAAACACTTTCGCCGCGAACATCATTGGCCCGCGGACCGCTACGACATCATCGGCTATTGGCGATACGACGGTGAGGCGTGGGCCCGACGCTACGCAGAGCACGGCGCGGAGCTGCTCGCGGTGTATGAGCAGGCGATCGCCGACGGCAAGGGCGAGAAGCGCGCTGCCGAGGAGTTCGACGAGGCACTCGAACGGGCCGGATTATGA